A stretch of Bos taurus isolate L1 Dominette 01449 registration number 42190680 breed Hereford chromosome 5, ARS-UCD2.0, whole genome shotgun sequence DNA encodes these proteins:
- the TTLL1 gene encoding polyglutamylase complex subunit TTLL1 isoform X6 has product MAGKVKWVTDIEKSVLINNFEKRGWVQVTENEDWNFYWMSVQTIRNVFSVETGYRLSDDQIVNHFPNHYELTRKDLMVKNIKRYRKELEKEGSPLAEKDESGKYLYLVVLAWPEISLGFFHFVPVTYMLPADYNLFVEEFRKSPSSTWIMKPCGKAQGKGIFLINKLSQIKKWSRDSKTSSFVTQSTKEAYVISLYINNPLLIGGRKFDLRLYVLVSTYRPLRCYMYKLGFCRFCTVKYTPSTSELDNMFVHLTNVAIQKHGEDYNHIHGGKWTVNNLRLYLESTRGKEVTSKLFDEIHWIIVQSLKAVAPVMNNDKHCFECYGYDIIIDDKLKPWLIEV; this is encoded by the exons ATGGCAGGAAAAGTGAAGTGGGTCACTGACATCGAGAAGTCGGTGCTGATAAATAACTTTGAGAAGAGAGGATGGGTCCAAGTGACAGAAAACGAGGACTGGAATTTCTACTG GATGAGCGTGCAGACCATCCGCAATGTTTTTAGTGTCGAAACTGGCTACCGGCTCTCGGATGATCAAATAGTCAACCATTTCCCAAACCACTATGAGCTGACGCGGAAGGACCTGATGGTGAAAAACATCAAGAGATACAGgaaggagctggagaaggaagggagcCCGCTGGCAGAGAAGGACGAAAGCGGGAAGTACCTCTACCTGG tagtaTTGGCTTGGCCAGAAATTTCCCTTGGGTTTTTCC ACTTTGTTCCTGTCACCTACATGCTGCCTGCCGACTACAACCTGTTTGTGGAGGAGTTCCGGAAAAGCCCCTCGAGTACCTGGATTATGAAACCCTGTGGCAAAGCCCAGGGaaagggcatcttcctgatcaaCAAGCTCTCGCAGATCAAAAAGTGGTCCCGGGACAGCAAAACATCTTC GTTTGTGACTCAGTCCACCAAGGAAGCCTACGTGATCTCTCTGTACATTAACAACCCGTTACTAATCGGCGGCAGGAAGTTCGACCTGCGCCTGTACGTTCTGGTGTCTACGTACCGCCCGCTGCGCTGCTACAT GTATAAACTTGGATTTTGCCGCTTCTGCACCGTGAAGTACACCCCGAGCACCAGCGAGCTGGACAACATGTTTGTCCATCTCACCAATGTCGCCATCCAGAAACACGGG GAGGACTACAACCACATCCACGGGGGCAAGTGGACCGTGAACAACCTGCGGCTGTACCTGGAGAGCACCCGAGGCAAGGAGGTGACCAGCAAGCTGTTCGACGAGATCCATTGGATCATCGTGCAGTCCCTGAAGGCCGTGGCG CCCGTGATGAACAACGACAAGCACTGCTTCGAGTGCTACGGCTACGACATCATCATCGATGACAAGCTGAAGCCCTGGCTGATCGAG
- the TTLL1 gene encoding polyglutamylase complex subunit TTLL1 isoform X1: MAGKVKWVTDIEKSVLINNFEKRGWVQVTENEDWNFYWMSVQTIRNVFSVETGYRLSDDQIVNHFPNHYELTRKDLMVKNIKRYRKELEKEGSPLAEKDESGKYLYLVVLAWPEISLGFFHFVPVTYMLPADYNLFVEEFRKSPSSTWIMKPCGKAQGKGIFLINKLSQIKKWSRDSKTSSFVTQSTKEAYVISLYINNPLLIGGRKFDLRLYVLVSTYRPLRCYMYKLGFCRFCTVKYTPSTSELDNMFVHLTNVAIQKHGEDYNHIHGGKWTVNNLRLYLESTRGKEVTSKLFDEIHWIIVQSLKAVAPVMNNDKHCFECYGYDIIIDDKLKPWLIEVNASPSLTSSTANDRILKYNLINDTLNIAVPNGEIPDCKWNKSPPKEVLGNYEILYDEELAQGDGAERELRSRPGQSLGPKGSRLRDAGRTVLTTWK; encoded by the exons ATGGCAGGAAAAGTGAAGTGGGTCACTGACATCGAGAAGTCGGTGCTGATAAATAACTTTGAGAAGAGAGGATGGGTCCAAGTGACAGAAAACGAGGACTGGAATTTCTACTG GATGAGCGTGCAGACCATCCGCAATGTTTTTAGTGTCGAAACTGGCTACCGGCTCTCGGATGATCAAATAGTCAACCATTTCCCAAACCACTATGAGCTGACGCGGAAGGACCTGATGGTGAAAAACATCAAGAGATACAGgaaggagctggagaaggaagggagcCCGCTGGCAGAGAAGGACGAAAGCGGGAAGTACCTCTACCTGG tagtaTTGGCTTGGCCAGAAATTTCCCTTGGGTTTTTCC ACTTTGTTCCTGTCACCTACATGCTGCCTGCCGACTACAACCTGTTTGTGGAGGAGTTCCGGAAAAGCCCCTCGAGTACCTGGATTATGAAACCCTGTGGCAAAGCCCAGGGaaagggcatcttcctgatcaaCAAGCTCTCGCAGATCAAAAAGTGGTCCCGGGACAGCAAAACATCTTC GTTTGTGACTCAGTCCACCAAGGAAGCCTACGTGATCTCTCTGTACATTAACAACCCGTTACTAATCGGCGGCAGGAAGTTCGACCTGCGCCTGTACGTTCTGGTGTCTACGTACCGCCCGCTGCGCTGCTACAT GTATAAACTTGGATTTTGCCGCTTCTGCACCGTGAAGTACACCCCGAGCACCAGCGAGCTGGACAACATGTTTGTCCATCTCACCAATGTCGCCATCCAGAAACACGGG GAGGACTACAACCACATCCACGGGGGCAAGTGGACCGTGAACAACCTGCGGCTGTACCTGGAGAGCACCCGAGGCAAGGAGGTGACCAGCAAGCTGTTCGACGAGATCCATTGGATCATCGTGCAGTCCCTGAAGGCCGTGGCG CCCGTGATGAACAACGACAAGCACTGCTTCGAGTGCTACGGCTACGACATCATCATCGATGACAAGCTGAAGCCCTGGCTGATCGAG GTAAACGCATCCCCATCCCTCACCTCCAGCACTGCCAACGACCGAATCCTTAAGTACAATCTGATCAATGACACCCTCAACATCGCGGTCCCTAACGGTGAAATTCCAGACTGTAAATGGAACAAGTCACCCCCAAAGGAAGTCCTCGGCAATTATGAAATCCT
- the TTLL1 gene encoding polyglutamylase complex subunit TTLL1 isoform X5, whose protein sequence is MAGKVKWVTDIEKSVLINNFEKRGWVQVTENEDWNFYWMSVQTIRNVFSVETGYRLSDDQIVNHFPNHYELTRKDLMVKNIKRYRKELEKEGSPLAEKDESGKYLYLVVLAWPEISLGFFHFVPVTYMLPADYNLFVEEFRKSPSSTWIMKPCGKAQGKGIFLINKLSQIKKWSRDSKTSSFVTQSTKEAYVISLYINNPLLIGGRKFDLRLYVLVSTYRPLRCYMYKLGFCRFCTVKYTPSTSELDNMFVHLTNVAIQKHGEDYNHIHGGKWTVNNLRLYLESTRGKEVTSKLFDEIHWIIVQSLKAVAPVMNNDKHCFECYGYDIIIDDKLKPWLIESLSRV, encoded by the exons ATGGCAGGAAAAGTGAAGTGGGTCACTGACATCGAGAAGTCGGTGCTGATAAATAACTTTGAGAAGAGAGGATGGGTCCAAGTGACAGAAAACGAGGACTGGAATTTCTACTG GATGAGCGTGCAGACCATCCGCAATGTTTTTAGTGTCGAAACTGGCTACCGGCTCTCGGATGATCAAATAGTCAACCATTTCCCAAACCACTATGAGCTGACGCGGAAGGACCTGATGGTGAAAAACATCAAGAGATACAGgaaggagctggagaaggaagggagcCCGCTGGCAGAGAAGGACGAAAGCGGGAAGTACCTCTACCTGG tagtaTTGGCTTGGCCAGAAATTTCCCTTGGGTTTTTCC ACTTTGTTCCTGTCACCTACATGCTGCCTGCCGACTACAACCTGTTTGTGGAGGAGTTCCGGAAAAGCCCCTCGAGTACCTGGATTATGAAACCCTGTGGCAAAGCCCAGGGaaagggcatcttcctgatcaaCAAGCTCTCGCAGATCAAAAAGTGGTCCCGGGACAGCAAAACATCTTC GTTTGTGACTCAGTCCACCAAGGAAGCCTACGTGATCTCTCTGTACATTAACAACCCGTTACTAATCGGCGGCAGGAAGTTCGACCTGCGCCTGTACGTTCTGGTGTCTACGTACCGCCCGCTGCGCTGCTACAT GTATAAACTTGGATTTTGCCGCTTCTGCACCGTGAAGTACACCCCGAGCACCAGCGAGCTGGACAACATGTTTGTCCATCTCACCAATGTCGCCATCCAGAAACACGGG GAGGACTACAACCACATCCACGGGGGCAAGTGGACCGTGAACAACCTGCGGCTGTACCTGGAGAGCACCCGAGGCAAGGAGGTGACCAGCAAGCTGTTCGACGAGATCCATTGGATCATCGTGCAGTCCCTGAAGGCCGTGGCG CCCGTGATGAACAACGACAAGCACTGCTTCGAGTGCTACGGCTACGACATCATCATCGATGACAAGCTGAAGCCCTGGCTGATCGAG tcgctcagtcgtgtctga